Proteins from one Ricinus communis isolate WT05 ecotype wild-type chromosome 9, ASM1957865v1, whole genome shotgun sequence genomic window:
- the LOC8268538 gene encoding nicotinamidase 2: MATRCPSSYKKYEIRRRDPDPKFSVLLVVDAQNYFSSMVKPILPNLLQTIDLCRRASIPVFFTRHRHKSPADYGMLGEWWNNDLIIDGTVESQLVPEIKRLVLGKDHEVVEKNTYSAFTNTRLHERLLEMGVEEVIVTGVMTNLCCETTARDAFVRGFRVFFSTDATATSDLELHEATLKNLAYGFAYMVDCQRLENGLFRN, encoded by the coding sequence ATGGCAACCAGATGCCCATCGTCATACAAGAAATATGAGATCAGAAGGAGAGACCCAGATCCCAAATTTTCAGTTCTTTTAGTAGTTGATGCACAGAACTATTTTTCTTCCATGGTCAAACCTATCCTACCTAACCTTCTTCAAACCATTGACCTCTGCCGCCGTGCTTCCATCCCCGTCTTCTTCACGCGCCACCGTCACAAGTCTCCTGCCGACTACGGCATGCTGGGTGAATGGTGGAATAATGACTTGATTATCGATGGCACCGTTGAATCTCAGCTCGTGCCAGAGATTAAAAGGCTAGTGTTAGGGAAAGATCACGAGGTGGTGGAGAAGAATACGTACAGTGCTTTTACAAACACGCGCCTCCATGAACGGTTATTGGAGATGGGTGTTGAGGAGGTTATTGTGACGGGTGTTATGACTAATCTGTGCTGCGAAACGACGGCGCGTGATGCGTTTGTGAGAGGGTTTAGAGTGTTCTTTTCTACAGATGCGACTGCCACGTCGGATTTGGAGCTGCATGAGGCTACATTGAAGAACTTGGCTTATGGATTTGCTTACATGGTTGATTGTCAAAGGCTAGAAAATGGATTATTTAGAAACTAA
- the LOC8268552 gene encoding thioredoxin-like protein YLS8 isoform X1, whose product MTGTTHACRIVKESQIWNNSKMDEVLASVAEKIKNFAVIYLVDITEVPDFNTMYELYDPSTVMFFFRNKHIMIDLGTGNNNKINWALKDKQEFIDIVETVYRGARKGRGLVVAPKDYSTKYRY is encoded by the exons ATGACTGGGACGACACATGCATGCAG AATTGTCAAAGAAAGCCAAATTTGGAATAACTCAAAG ATGGATGAAGTTCTGGCCTCGGTTGCTGAAAAGATAAAGAACTTTGCTGTCATTTACCTTGTGGACATCACAGAAGTTCCTGATTTTAACACAATGTACGAGTTGTATGATCCATCCACAGTCATGTTCTTCTTCAGGAACAAGCACATTATGATTGATCTGGGAACCGGAAACAACAACAAGATCAATTGGGCTCTCAAGGACAAGCAAGAGTTCATCGACATCGTCGAAACTGTCTACCGCGGGGCAAGAAAGGGTCGAGGTCTGGTTGTTGCTCCAAAAGATTACTCCACCAAGTACCGGTACTAG
- the LOC8268552 gene encoding thioredoxin-like protein YLS8 isoform X2: MQMDEVLASVAEKIKNFAVIYLVDITEVPDFNTMYELYDPSTVMFFFRNKHIMIDLGTGNNNKINWALKDKQEFIDIVETVYRGARKGRGLVVAPKDYSTKYRY, from the exons ATGCAG ATGGATGAAGTTCTGGCCTCGGTTGCTGAAAAGATAAAGAACTTTGCTGTCATTTACCTTGTGGACATCACAGAAGTTCCTGATTTTAACACAATGTACGAGTTGTATGATCCATCCACAGTCATGTTCTTCTTCAGGAACAAGCACATTATGATTGATCTGGGAACCGGAAACAACAACAAGATCAATTGGGCTCTCAAGGACAAGCAAGAGTTCATCGACATCGTCGAAACTGTCTACCGCGGGGCAAGAAAGGGTCGAGGTCTGGTTGTTGCTCCAAAAGATTACTCCACCAAGTACCGGTACTAG
- the LOC107262188 gene encoding uncharacterized protein LOC107262188: MATLLLHNLSFLMMMILTIFSLVCPQLSLSSSIHDLLISKGLPAGLLPKGVKSFTFSDQDGLLEVFLDGPCLTKFENRVFFESVVRANLTYRSLSSVVGLSQEELFLWLPIKDISVDDPRSGLILFDIGVAHKQLSLSLFEEPPDCKPQGGLKNGVRKEKGFEALR, translated from the exons ATGGCCACACTCCTTTTACATAACCTAAGCttcttgatgatgatgatccTCACCATATTTTCTCTTGTCTGTCCACAGCTCTCTCTTTCCTCTTCCATCCATGACCTTCTCATCTCAAAAGGGCTACCAGCTGGTCTTTTACCTAAAGGAGTTAAGTCTTTCACATTCTCTGATCAAGATGGCCTGCTTGAAGTGTTCCTTGATGGTCCTTGCTTAACAAAATTTGAGAATAGAGTTTTCTTTGAAAGTGTAGTTAGGGCTAACCTTACCTACCGTAGTCTTTCCAGTGTTGTTGGTTTATCTCAGGAAGAATTGTTTCTTTGGTTACCCATTAAAGATATCTCTGTTGATGATCCAAGATCAGGGCTTATACTCTTCGACATTGGTGTTGCTCATAAACAACTTTCTTTATCCCTCTTTGAAGAACCTCCTGACTGCAAGCCTCAAG GTGGGTTGAAGAATGGCGTGAGGAAAGAGAAAGGATTTGAGGCCTTGAGATAG